AGCTTAAGACTAGCAAAAAAAAgcgtttttatatatatttaaaaatttttattaaaaaaaaaaatttaacttAGAAATAACTGAAGAATATTGCGATTTCTGGCTTTTTGGCTCCCTGTTTAAACTTGAGTCTAAGGCTATTGTTGGGCTAAGCGCTGGCTTACCAGCCCTTGTTCCAGCCGGAACCACCGGAGGAGTAACCACCTCCACCATAGCCGCCCGAGGAGTAGCCGCCATGACCACCACCATAACCGCCCGAGGAGTAACCACCATGTCCACCTCCCTGGCCCTGGTTGACCACTTCGACGATGATAACCTTAGCGGGCGCAGAGTGGCCGCCAGAGTAGCCGCCGGAATAGCCGCCGGACTGGCCGCCAGAGTAGCCGCCGGAGTAGCCGCCGGAATGGCCGCCAGAGTAGCCGCCGGAGTAGCCGCCAGAGTGTCCACCAGAGTAGCCGCCGGAGTAGCCACCAGCGCTGCCACCAGCATAGCCACCGCCGTTACCACCGCCAAGTCCTCCACCGAGTCCGCCCAGTTTGCTTTGCAGCAGCTGAACaatgccgccgccaccacctccgccgccaccgccgccgccgccaaggAGACCCTCAAGCGAAGCCTGACTGCCGGCCAGAAGCGCCACGAGGATAACAAGAATACAGGCAAACGGTTTCATCTTGCAATAGATTGGTATCTCGATCACGATTTCAGTTTCGATGTGCTGCTCAAGACAAAACGGAAGCGTTGACTAATTCTACAACTAAGATGCCAACACGCATTTATACCAAAAAACGTGCTCGAAATCAATATACAACGAATACACAACGAGTATCGCATAGCATGAATAACTCAATATGATCATGGTCTATGCGCAgcatcagcttcagcttcagcctGGCGACAGAGGGAGTTCGAGTTGAAGATAGAGCAGGTGCCTCAGCGTAGAGAAGAGCGCGTGTCGTGCATGTTAGCGATGAAACACGACATGCACGACGTGTTCCTTTTGTATGATAAGTAAATAATTTGGGCTCGAATTTAGGCTCTTAATGTTTTGGAGGTGGTGTCCGAAAAGCCAGACTAGAACTTATGACTCTTATggaaaagttttttataagtatatacatggCTTTTCATATGgatgttttttatacattttcatATCAATAAGTTTCCCACCAAGTGCACGTTCGTGTCACGAGTTGAAGCACGTTGTGCGGCAAACTTGATTTGAGTGCTTCagcaatttgttgcttttgatcgtttaagcaattaaaagaattaataacccacatatattgtatgtgtatgtgctaTGTTGTTCAAGATATTTGCTTTTGACAAGCTGCCGACGTGCCTTTTGTTTGCCGATTGTCTCCGGTAACTATGCAAATCTTTACGCATGCGCGGCTTGGACTTGGCCAttgtttataccctgtattcatGGGCTGTACGCCGAAGGGGTATGCCAAATAGTGCACATATCAGCTTAAGAAAAATACTATATTTAGACCTTTGACTGTGCTAAGCCTTCGGCTAAGCTACTTGGCGGCctgctacagggtatctgctagttgTTAGCGCGCTCGAAGAGCATGCTGGCTGTTTTCTCAAACATAAGTTGGATCCATTGGGCCACAAGTCAAACAAATTAACGGCGTTTGATCACATAGAAAAAGAAGACGAAAACGAGAGACAGAAAAGACAGCATCAACAATAGATCAACAGTTTGTCAAAAGCAGTCGACAACACGCAGAGCTTGCCCAATTGATAAATGATATTTGGACAGCCCGTCCATAGTAGCTGCTGCTCATTTGCAGACCAAGGTCCCACACGAGCTAAGCGTATTAAGTGGCCTGTGCAAAACGACAAACTGTAACGCCAGATCAGGTAATCAGATAATCAGGAAGCCAATGAGTGGGGCCAGATCGCTTCAGTTGGCAGCCTTAGGCTTGGCCTAATATCGAAACGTTCCCATCAACATCATCGCTTATAAATAGGCCCAAGCCAGAACCGGTTCTCAGCTCAGCGCCGAGATGCTGCCTATGTTTTGGCTCATATTTGCATAGTCAATTGACTGAGcaatacttacatacatatatgtgtatgctatactatatatatactatgtgtatatatacgtaGTTGTTGGTACtaagaaaatacaaagaaATAG
This window of the Drosophila virilis strain 15010-1051.87 chromosome X, Dvir_AGI_RSII-ME, whole genome shotgun sequence genome carries:
- the LOC116652042 gene encoding uncharacterized protein, producing the protein MKPFACILVILVALLAGSQASLEGLLGGGGGGGGGGGGGIVQLLQSKLGGLGGGLGGGNGGGYAGGSAGGYSGGYSGGHSGGYSGGYSGGHSGGYSGGYSGGQSGGYSGGYSGGHSAPAKVIIVEVVNQGQGGGHGGYSSGGYGGGHGGYSSGGYGGGGYSSGGSGWNKGW